AAGCTTGTACCCTTCGCATCCTCATGAACTGCCTCCGATTCATCCAAGCTCTTGCATTTTGCATCCTCCTCCACTGCCTCCGATTCATCCAAGCTCTTGCATTTTGCATCCTCCTCCACTGCCTCCGATTCATCCAAGCTCTTGCACTTTGCATCCTCATCCACTGCCTCCGATTCATCCAAGCTCTTGCACTTCGCATCCTCATCCACTGCCTCCGATTCATCCAAGCTCTTGCACTTCGCATCCTCATCCACTGCCTCTGATTCATCCAAGATCTTGCACTTCGCATCCTCATCCACTGCCTCTGATTCATCCAAGATCTTGCACTTCGCATCCTCATCCACTTCCTCCGATTCATCCAAGCTCTTGCACTTCGCATCCTCATCCACTGCCTCTGATTCATCCAAGCTCTTGCCCCTTGCATCCTCATCCAATGCCTCCGATTCATCCAAGCTCTTGCACTTTGCATCCTCATCCACTGCCTCTGATTCATCCAAGCTCTTGCCCCTTGCATCCTCATCCAATGCCTCCGATTCATCCAAGCTCTTGAACTTTGCATCCTCATCCACTGCCTCTGATTCCTCCATTGACTTACTCCTCACATCCTCATCCCCCAAGCCCAGCTCCTCTAAGATCTTGTTCCTCGTGTTGGCATCCCCCAACTCCAACTCATCCAAGCCCTTGCTCCTCGCGTCAGCATTACCAAATTCTGATTCCTTCAAGCTCTTGCTCCTCGCATCCGCATCCCCATCTGccagctccagctcctccagacTCTTGCTTTTCACAACggcatcctcatcctcctcttccatATCCACATCCACAGACGCCTCCCGGACAAGCTCCCCTCTGTCCCCTTGCTCCACCTGCTCGAACAGCTTCGGCTTCTGTGCCCAAATGAGCCTCTGCAGATGCGGCCCGTAGTAGCAAACCCCGTCGTCCCTCTTGGGCAACTCGAGCATCTCCTTCTCAACGAGGCCCCAGATCAGGCCTGTCCAGTCAACCCTATGCGCCGCCCCCTCCCTGACCGCCTGCTCCgcggcggccacctcctggggCAGTATGCACATGTCGTCGCCCTGGAACGGGAGCAGGACGTACTCCTGCAGGAGATGCATGACGGCTGAGGCCACCGCGGCGGGGTCCACGTCGGGCGGGGCCTCCGCCGTGGCCGCGGGCTTCGGCGGGAGGGAGAGCGCCCGGGCGAGGTCGTGGCGGGAGACGGCCACGCGGACGCCGCGGACAAAGCTGCGCTTGCAGGCAGGGTCGTAGTAGGCGACGAGCGGGGCGACGAGATCGGGGCGCGGGGCGTCGGAGGCGAGGTCAAGGTGGGCGAAGTCGAGTAGGCCGAGCGCGCGGAGGGCGGCCTCGTGGGGCGGCGGGAGGGTCCGGGAGGGGCCGTCCAGGggacggaggaggaggctggagCGGAGGTGCGCGAGGCGCTGCTCCGCTGCGGCGCGCTGCTTGTCTGTGAGGGGCTTCTTGAGCTTTCCGCCGCTGCCGGCGAGGGGCTTCCGCGGCGGCATGTCTGGATCCGGCTGGGAGGGGAAGGGATCGGCGCAATCGGGCATGACGAGGTGGGGAATTCGGGTGAGGGGGGTCGTCGTGGCGTGAGGGCGCTTGCTTGGGGTTCTGATCTCTCAGCGTGGGTTTGGGCTGGGGGTGGTTTCGGTTTCCGCTTGGGCGTGGATGGAAGAATGGTGTTGCGGGTTGGGTTGGTGGGAGGGGGAGCGGATCTGTATTAGGGCTCGTTTGGCAGAGTTtcttctgattcaaattctttaaaaaaattgattctctgataaagtgattctgtggctgaaagtgattcttaatGATTATCTAGGATAAACTCTATGAATCAGGAGAATCAGCGTGGTCAGCTTTTCAGgagaagctacttttttcagctcatcaatttctagttcatttcagtgaatcaggagaagtgattcactcagggagctaaagccaaattctgctgtttggcagagctcctccaGATTCAGCTCAGAAGTTGAatctggagctctgccaaacgggcccTTAGAGTTTTGTCCTTTTAGATGCTAGTTTGTGAGGATGTGTTTTTCGTATATTATAAGAATATGTTTAGTTTGTGGAATAAGATTTTATAGAGTTATATTTGTATATGTAGATTAACTgaagttatatttgttgaagaaaaaaaaattagttagtTGCATCTATTTAGACAGATTGAGCTAAGTTTGTGTTTGGTTAATCAAATCTGAGATTGTATGAGAGGTTGAATAAACTAAGGTTATGATTGATTGTCTATATAAGGATGGTTGTGTGACCTGTGTATAGAGAGTGGTGTGCTTATGCCATCCTAGAATGCATGTACGCATGTCAAAGCATGCATACTTGCATGGCCACAGCGCAAGTGTCGACTCTGGTCAGCAAAACAAAACAACTGTGGCAAATACAGGAGCTGACACCGGCGATAAATCGCGGCCCCACATCTCCTCTATGCTCCCCTCAACAGATCGATTCCTAACCCTTTATCTCTGCTTTGGAAGGGGTCTCGCTGGAGGTTGGTCTCACCAGCACGCATGGTGGCGGGTACGATGAGGTCACCAGCATCAGCCTCACCGGCGATTCCGAACCGAATCCGGTGGATCTTCAGCGGTAGGAGGTCGATCGCCCTATGGGGAATCCATTTGAGGGCTACTCAGCCGACGCGACTCAGTGGAGCTTGGCCAATGATGAGGACAGAGCGGCAGCGGCTCACGGCTCCCTTGGAGGTGCACGCCGGTGTTGGGCTAATGGGAAATCGTCATGCGCGGAAGGGAGAGGAGAACCACGGAAGGTTCACTGAGGCTCATGTTGAACAAGCGAAGCTCGACGGTGGTGGTTCATCGGTGAAGGGCGCAGAGGGTCGTCGGACTTggggaagaagatggtagggtaCCCAATTCCTGGAAGAAGATGGGGTTCTCACAAGAATCGATTAGGGTGATGGTGGCAGGGGCTTTCTTCCTTGCTTCCCCAGGCTCGCGCGCATTGGATTCGAGGGCAGCACGGTGGAAATCGCTCGGCGGCGCTCTAAGCAAGGAGCGAGGAGGTGGCCGCGAGAGGTAACCATAACCATCTGCAAGTGGGCCCATTGCACCTTGCGCTTGCATCAGATCAGCCTGGCCCACGAGTGAAGCTTGATTGGGCTTCACTGCGGATGCAACCGATGAGCCAGACCGTTATAGTGGATTCAGGGCACCAAACAACCTTCTCCACCAGATTCTATGCATGGTCTAAGCCAGGATGAGACTCATGTGAGCAACCAAACATGCTCTAAATGTTCCGTTTCAGCCTGGTTGAATATGTTGATGCATGGAATGAATGACTAGAATAATATGAAATGAAAGCAAAGATTTCCCTTGCCTTTTAGGTGGAAAACAAAGATTTCTAAAAATGATTACATGTTTGGTAGTTGAAAGTCCAAACTACACGTCTTCGGTCGACTGTAAATGACTAAAGACATTGCCCATCTTCAATCGACCATAAAATCGATAAAATCTCAGTTGAGGTGTCTAGCTCATCGAACCTACATTGAACGATAGTTGTACTTTGTTCCAACCCATCTTTTCTTCACCACCGCAACACCACGCTCGTTTCACTACATCGATGTCTTGTTTCCctgcctccctcctcctccatcaaGTGAATGACCATGCCCTAATGTTGCCCACCACTAATCCTCCGCCACTGCGGCTGGTAGCGCAATGTTGCATTGCCAcctaacaccttgattttcaaaattacaacttttcaagaaattttaagatgaataggtttaaaacctattttcttaatcaatcaatcaatatatgttattatattGTGTGCATTACATACTGaattttgttaggagctagaTTAATGCACTGgtgttctttttctctttctctctttggTGTCTCGAGTGAAAATGGTTtcaaaaaggttttttttttaactcaatagtgaataagttaaagATCTTAATGATTGGAATTCAtaattcttgaattcatcatctattcaatcattaatcatatttaatccttctctagttcaatttaaatttatttacaaattttttttctaaaccctagatatatctaaacTATCTTTGGGCtaaatcttgctcaagtccgaactcttagccaagtcttttagaaggcccaacaaaaagatccacgaaatctataaATATTCGCAGAGTCCTGGATATCCTCTTCTTCCCACGTGGTTTTAGAGTTCAAGAcgacctcaaatgcaaatcttgacaataccaaagttgtacgTCTCGTCGAgggctttgatttgaacctatgtaactccacttttggataatggagcttggagttatggcccctgaaatcagtgctgcgcagataagtctgagttcaaacagtttatcttgtggtgcattttttaaaatcaagatggcatttttggaagttccaatgaatactaaagttatagatcttttcgagtaataaatttagagtccagaaatgTCAATTTGGAGTCCGGTCGGTGGAGATACCATCCTCAGAATAAAGAGTTGCGAAAAAGAAACCGTAaacgactcgaactcgaatccgagtCGTGTCCGGCTTGAACTTCACCTCAACTAGCCATCGCTAGCCTTATAAAATAGGAGTTTCATTCCATATACTACACCTGTTCCacacccccaagccctagacgcCGCTGCTGTCTTGCTCGTGTGTCGCAATTCaccggtgccgccgccgccgccgttgccggtGATGTGCTACGTCGTtgtctccgcgaatcctccttcctcgaccatcgaagcaaggtgaggacccctccttctccttccttactACTTTTTTACTATCATACTGTTggggaatgggtaggctacgctagcacaaaataaattttctctatcGCATtgaaccaggaagccatgcgagtaggggatcatgaatcattaccacttgacgagcagtgcagcggaagaagagttggagcagaccaatccaacgtcgtgcgcgtcccgagcaccttttgagtactcgcgagtacgtcccgagtactcccgagcacaacccgagtacctccgagcacgtcccgagtaccccgagcacgtcccgagcacccccgagcacatcccgagtacccccgagcagatcaacaccgcaatagtagcagcgcctctacggtatccacacgtacaaggatggaatcgccgtgcgccggtgtgctagcaccgcgcgcccggatagggtttcgaagggagttcgggaatagaaggcggccagggtttttggtggcaagatctgtttttcgaaaaaactcaatgcgccttggcccctgcctattcttatatagagcacgctaatgggcctttaatcaacattaaagcccattatgactctaaaccctaatggtcctttaatcaacattaaagcccattagcagatccaattcGCAAACTCGATcgtctctagggcatatcaccaacacatactaagttcctagccaagctctagtcctggccaaagcccaatctacGCAGTCATGGTTGTCACCGTCGCAGTCAGCTGCGCCATTACCGATTAGCATCGACGTTCCCGGTCGACCATAGGTCTAATCACCATACCCTTTGTCCAGATCGTGCCCCATGATGTGTCCCATGCCCGCTCCAATCAGATCGGCTACTAGAGCACCGACGCCCCTGGGAACGTGATCACCGTGCCTACTGCCCCAGTTTGGACACATTCTGCAAgggcaccagatttgcattcgtgttcccTACTAATCCAGAAGCTGTATGGATCTGCCATCAGCATCACGACgtgtcccatagagtcttcAACTTGACCCTCGGATTCCTTCATCGTTTGAGGAAGACACAACTGGAACGTGGTTGCCCACCGCAGCATGTCACAGTcgtcacccgtctcatctctgctgatcgttcttcttCTCAATGGATGATCTGACCAAACCCGTGCTATGGCACTGTGTTTCTAGGAAATATGATGGTCTctatttagatggttcctcaAAACTCATAGCCAATCTACAGGAACGCGGACGTCTTTGTTGCTGTATCTATTCGCAGTCACTATCAAACCTAGTAGCAGTCGTCTCTGTTTTGCGGCTACCTTGGACGACCCCTTTGAAAACTGATCATGCCTTTGAGTTAGAATTTCTGCGTTTTACACCATGTATCCCTTATTTCACTGAAATGCCATtgaaaatcacgactcatggctaaaagttggacaacctttgCAAAGTATAAAACTTTTATAATAGCCATACCCACGGTtataggagacttggatcctcacatgattagttggtcatgATAATGGTTTGGCTATAAGTTGATGATACAggtgatggttggatggttatggtttgcaaggtggttagccttgggtaatgtctagttgttatgttgttgggttatattcacttaataactgcttaatgcttttgaattacattactgttttctttactcACACTTACgaaaatataccatgtgttagcctattcttgttgtaagcctatatatcattatctttttcacacttgttgagtgcgtcatgtgctcacacttgttattttctCTATCCCATGCGATATAcatggtgctgctcagtgagtaaaGATGTTGATGGTTATCAAGATGAGGCTATGACattctaggtgcgtgtctcccggtcagttgcctacagtgttgttgggcactagtgcttaTGTTCCGatgcagatatctacatagaagataatatatatatcaattgttgtaaaagtttaacatttattctataaaagtattgcttttgttacttcacctatgatgtccttatgtgtgttgaacatcctaggcgcACATATAAAtcgtatctggttttgtccgttaaaaccggatgtgatagaggtggtaccagagccatatTGATCATAGGACGTAAGGCTAGATAGAATAGTCAtaccataaggtcatattttaaaagtctATTTGAAAAACGCATTCCCGTGCTTTTCTGACCCCTCAGTTTCTCTCTTCGGTTGAGCAAAATGAATTCCCAACACTTACCTACTTCAACctattgagaaaaatgaatctccaaccaggggcggatccagagGGTAGTCCAGGTGGGCCTGGGACTACCCTAAGATCTGATCCAAGTTTAATTCAGTATGTGATCTAGCCTATGGTTcgtcaaaaaaaggaaaaaaaagaaaaaactaattAGGTGCCTACCCAACACTCTGGCACTAGGTCCATCACTGTCTCCAACACTTCCCTCCCTCCTTTCCAAAccttttagttgttgaaccatcccaatTTCTCCGGTTGAGAaagatgcacttgaagatctcattCGATGTTTTTACCTCATATGAAGATTCCAATGATGGAGTTGAAGACCCTTCACTATAGCGAAGAATGATCTGCCACAACACTGAAGGCATGAAGATCTACTTCTGCGCTACTCCTAGTTTTAGTTCttcgagttataggaggattttccctaatctTCGAAAATGTTAGAGTGATATtagtagtgtgtgcttgtgttgtgtgccttgtctGATCTGTATTTTCTGTTTAAGTGCTGCTATACATTGTGAGATGCCTTAGCATCTGGTAACAACGCCATTcattatatatctctatagttaataatATAGCAGAGTTATCTCCTTCTAATCTCTTCTTTTCTTGCCAAACCTTCTGCCTCAATCCCGATCAGATGGTAAACACAAAGAAAGATtagcttggtaaaggtaccaacaacaataacaacaagaTCCAGTAGATACCACATCAATTCAACAAGAAACAATTTTTAGAGACGCAGACTCAAACCCTTCAAGGCATGACTCAAAATATGAAAAGTCTACTACAGATTGTTGAAGCTCTGGGTGCAGAAGACAAGCgtagaaagcaaggcaacaacaagaagagaaagaaagccattgaagaccatcaagcaaacaacagttcGGCTAGGTTCCACTcttgaacaagcactttgttctatCAACTAGAAAGTTTCACAGGTggagagaaaatttgcagagtacccctacatagaaggtgtgtttttgctgtgaagaaAAAGACACTATGCCAATCGATGTCCCATGAGGATTCTTGTACCTgacgataagaaggtgtgtgtccactgTGGAGAACCTATGCATTGGGTCAAATGATTTTCCATGAAGTACCTCGCACGGAACTGGATCAACTCCCaaaccccatatgaagatctcagttcaacattcagaCTGTCACGACTTTCATGTTGTAACTTAAGATAGCCAAGATCGATGAAATCCCATCAAGCTCATagaagctcagtaggcacaaaaaaagagagtgatatattccgtgtcaaaggctacatgtctaTCTCCTTCTCATGAACTGGAAATGCATGTCAAAGAAGTCCGctcttttaaggggggtagacctTCTAGCCAATCTATTGGTTCTGGAATCCGAAGGAACATAAGTTGTTCTTAGGAATGGCTAGTCAAcaaaggtaatgaggtaataAAGTGTAATAAATGAAGGACAGTACCTAGAAGCTGCATTCCGACCACAGAAGTGATTGCTAAGAACAAGTATTCTTTCCTAAGAATTAGGATATGCCTTACaaaatcttcaaggataaaaAGGTCTGCTaaggtcaatcaacagatgagaagatcattaaaaaataaagaaaatttatcAGGAGTGCTAAAGCTACGAAATTATTAGGaatcagaaagcactaagatttatcatgatctcaaggattgttatCGGTAGTATGAAAACAAGAGTGAtgtagcaaagtatatggtcctatGTGATATATGTCAAAAAAGTTATAATAGTATATTAGAAacaactacaaccgttgaagataTCAGGAATAGAATATTtgagaaaatccaacatacttAGGGTAATTAATCAAGATTTATCGAGACAGTTGCAAAAGCtgtcaaaagcaaagtgagcagagtATGCCAGGGCAATAAGGTTAATACCgagaagaaaaaataatttggaAAGAGAGAAGAcaacttgaagatcaagatcccttatctcGTTTTTGATCTGCTCGAATCTTGAGGgagagattcctttaagggggtagatttgtaacaccttaattttcagaatttacaactttttaaaattttctaagattattaaATAGCTTCATCAGTAGAATagatttaaaacctatttttttaatcattcaatcaatatatgttattattttgtgggcattgcatgctgagttttgttaggagccagataaatgcattagagttctttttctctttctttctattTGATTTCGAGTGAAAAATGTTTTAAAAAGGtttttgtaaaaatcaatagtgaataagttaaggatcttaatagtTGAAATTTAAAATTCTCGAatatcatcatctattcaatcattaatcatataaatccttctctagttcaatttaaatttctctgcaaaagtttcttttctaaaccctagatatacctaaaatgTCTTTGGACTTAATCTTGCTTaagtccaaactcttagccaaATCTTCTAGAAGGTCCAACAAAAAAGATCCATGAAATATGTAGATATTCGCGGAGTCTTGGATATCCTCTTCTTCCCATACAATTTCAGAGTTCAAGACAgcttcaaatacaaatcttgacaataccaaagttgtagatctcattgagagcttcgatttgaacctatggaagtcctcttttggataatggaactaggagttatgacccccgaaatcagtgttgcgtatgagttcaaacagtttatcttgtcatgtattttttaaaatcaagatgatgttttcagaagttccaatgaatatcaaagttgtagatcttttcgattactataatttagagtccagTAATATCCAATTTGAAGTCCGGAcagtggagatatcatcctcagaatagagagttacgaaaaagaaaatcataaccgactcgaactcgagtCATGtccggtttggactccacctcaaccagccatcactaaccttataaataggagttgcacgccctctcctaacCCTATTCCACACcctaagccctagaagtcgctgctgccttGCCCGTGCGCCGCCGTTCACCGGTGTCGCTGCCGCCCGTGATGCACTACGTCGTCgtctccacgaatcctccttcctcgaccatcgaagcaaggtgaggacctctccttctcctctcttactacttctttaccatcatactaagttcctaaccaagctctagccctggccaaagctCGATCTACGTAGTCATGGTCATCACTGTCGCGGACAGTCACGCCATTGCTGATTGACATCGATGTTTCCGGCCGACCATAGGTCTAATCACCATACCCTTTGTCCAGATTGTGCCCCAGGATGTGTCCCATGCCCTCTCCAAACAAATCGTCTATTAGAGCACCGACACCCCTAGGAACACGATCACCATGCCCGCTGCCTCAGTCTGGATGTGTTCTGCATGCACAtcagatttgcattcgcgttccctaTCAATCCAGAAGCTGTGTGGATGTGCCATCAGCGTCACGGCTTGTCCTATAGAGTATTCTACTTTACCCTATGATTCCTTCACCGTTTGAGGGGTGACATGACCGAAACGTGGTTGCCCACCGCAACATATCATAGCTGTCACCCGCTTCATATCTGCtgattgttcttcttctcaggggatgatctacccaaacccatgctatagcattgtgtttctGGGAAATATGAACATCACTATTTAAATGGTTCCTCAAAACTCATAGCCAATCTACAGGAACGcgagtgtctttgttgctggatttattcgcagtcaccaccaaacctagtagcAGTCGTCTCTATTTTActgctaccttggatgaccccttccaaaaccgatcatgcctttgagttagcctttctACGTTTTACACCATGTATCCCTCGTTTTGCTAAAATGCCACCGAAATCCAGTGTCAATGTCAATGGCCACACGCCCGATAGCTATCTTTGACGAAACATGAGGCACCACCGATATGCAGACTTACctgtagtatccttaacctagaagcgtaaccCCATCCATTTAATCATGGGTGATCGAGACTAGACCTCATcgtacctcttct
The sequence above is drawn from the Phragmites australis chromosome 10, lpPhrAust1.1, whole genome shotgun sequence genome and encodes:
- the LOC133883640 gene encoding uncharacterized protein LOC133883640, which produces MPDCADPFPSQPDPDMPPRKPLAGSGGKLKKPLTDKQRAAAEQRLAHLRSSLLLRPLDGPSRTLPPPHEAALRALGLLDFAHLDLASDAPRPDLVAPLVAYYDPACKRSFVRGVRVAVSRHDLARALSLPPKPAATAEAPPDVDPAAVASAVMHLLQEYVLLPFQGDDMCILPQEVAAAEQAVREGAAHRVDWTGLIWGLVEKEMLELPKRDDGVCYYGPHLQRLIWAQKPKLFEQVEQGDRGELVREASVDVDMEEEDEDAVVKSKSLEELELADGDADARSKSLKESEFGNADARSKGLDELELGDANTRNKILEELGLGDEDVRSKSMEESEAVDEDAKFKSLDESEALDEDARGKSLDESEAVDEDAKCKSLDESEALDEDARGKSLDESEAVDEDAKCKSLDESEEVDEDAKCKILDESEAVDEDAKCKILDESEAVDEDAKCKSLDESEAVDEDAKCKSLDESEAVDEDAKCKSLDESEAVEEDAKCKSLDESEAVEEDAKCKSLDESEAVHEDAKGTSFDELGTMDEPAKGTDMDEFGLGFVTVAGPGTHEVMPLDNDDAVEAAPERSDDVAVAEEEDGEGPSVDIVVTQEEVVAVAEDVGAEETEGEEEKDATGLSLGINSTDGYDSMDVEEDMNVENLDEDGSGNEEAEESEDDAFEECNGREDMNWRIGDGKGDEGMTHCLQRCNTFGGMEFENLNKGEAEMRDELRFDSFSGRGSLERMTSSNLLEAMNSIPPSYNVTENVHDLSSGEFLAMGADAHKNGVDLGPGTSYLFGNNGKRHIGDSDGYNDNMQVQEQFPQSNQQKKMRHSNSSSISPGSAVFNANISLPVQNLMVEASRLYGQMEQEVQSLQFEKQQWANMLQQKEAIIQSLNSSRFEQQNKYQVELRRFEHDLNVMAQLVTGYKKALKQTRASFDEYRKKFPCNKPRYVDVPGGGGLVLSVRELERKQLEEQQQKLAAANEMIGKFRYEWFSKLDEWMLSVDSLGSRIEELSKEINLLKENRKTKYATLATEE